The segment CATCCCGCGCGAGCAGCACGCCGGTCTCCTCGAAGACCTCGCGGACCGCCGCGGTGATGTACGACGCATCCGGCTCCGCGTCCGGTTCCCGGCCAACCACCCGCGCGAGCGCGGCGGGCGACGCATCGGCCGCGTCCACCCTGCCGCCGGGGAACACGTACGCGCCGGGAACGAACCCGCTCGAGCGGTGACGCCGCAGCAGCAGCACCTCCGGCCCCGCGGAACCGTCGCGCAGCAGCACCGCCGTCGCCGCGGGTCGTGCCTCGGCCGGCGGATCCGGCGGCGCGTCGATCCGCTCGGCGAAGCCGGGCGGCAGCCGCTCGAAGGGGATCACCTGCAAGGGGTCTTTCGTTCCGTTCAGTCGTTCACGGAGAACGCCGCGCGGGCCGCTCCATGCCGAGCTGCCGCACCCGGTCCAGCCAGGCCGCCACGTCCGTGGCCGTGATGATGCCCTCGAGCCGGCCGTCCCGCGTGACCAGGACCCGCCGCAGACCCGAGGCCTCCATCTTCTCCAGCACGCTGGTCATGCGCTCTTCCGGCCGCACGGTCACGCCATCTTGCGCCGGCGCCATGATCGAGCCGACGGTCCGCACCGGCCACTCCTCCCGCGGCAGCTCCTTGACCTGGTTGATCGTCACGATGCCGACCGGGTACCCGTCGTCCACCACCGGGAACGCCTGGTACCGGCGGCGCATGAAGTAGTCGTCCACCAGCTCCTGCACCGTCAGGTGCGACGGCACCGTCTCCGGGTTGCGCGTCATGGTCTCCGCCGCGCGCACGCCCTCCAGCACCATCCGGATGAGGTGCTGCTCGTAGCTCGTGATCGCGGCGTTGCGCAGGAACCAGCCGATGAAGACCAGCCACAGCCCGCCCAGCACATTCCCCGCGAACGCCTGGAGGATGCCCAGGAACACGAGGACGTAACCCAGCCACTTGCCGCCGTTGGACGCGATGCGCGTGGCCCTGGTCACGTCGCCCGTGATCTTCCAGACGAGCGAGCGGAACAGCCGGCCGCCGTCCAGCGGGAAGCCCGGCAGCAGGTTGAACACGGCGAGGGCGATGTTGAGCATGCCGAGGTAGCCGGCGACGCCCGTCACCGCGACGCTCCAGTCCGCGCGCCTGCCCACCCACCACACCAGCCCGAACAACAGGCCGATCACGATGCTCGAGACCGGCCCCACCACCGCGATGTAGAACTCGTCGCCCGGCTCCTCCGCCTCCAGCCGCGTCCGCGCCATCCCGCCGAAGATGAAGAGCGTGATGCCCTCGACAGGGATGCCCTTGCTCCGCGCGACCACCGAGTGCGACAGCTCGTGGGCGAGCAGCGAGGCGAAGAACAGCAGCGTCCCCGCCACGCCCATCGCGATGTACGTCGCCGCGCCCAGTCCTGGGAAGCTCGTCGGGAATATGCCGAACGAGAAGCTCCAGAGGATCAGGGCGAAGATGATGAACCACGAGAAATCGATGCGGATCTCGAAGCCGAGGACCGAACCGAGCCGGAAGTCGCCCATCTCGCTTTCCCTTTCGCCGGATGCGCGCCCGCCCCGCCCCGCGGCTCACGGCACTGGCACCGGCCCGGTCGCTCGGGCGCCCCGCCCGGCCGCAGCCGGCCTGCGGCGGCGCCACCGCTCACGTCCGGGCAAGCCGCGTTCCAGCCGCCTCCGTAGGGCCGCGGGCCGAGACGCCGCCCTCGGCGCCGTGCCGCTCCTGCCCCTCACTCCTCCCGCAGCGCCAGCCGCGTCCGCGAGCGCGAGCGCACGGCGATCCCATGGAAGTCCATCGCCGGCAGCTCCATCGTGCCGGACAACACGCCATCCTCCTCGCGCGCGACCAGCAGCCGTCGCTCCGGGTCCCACAGCACCGTGCCGTTCGATTCGCCGGTCAGGCGCTGCCGGATCTCGATACCCTGGGTCACGCCGTGCACATCCAGCGTAACGTTGCTGCGCGTGCGGATCACGCGCAGCGTGCGCCCCGCCACCGCCGTGTCCCCCGCCCACGTGGATGTGACCACCGCCTCGAACAGCGAGCTCAGCCCCTCGCTCTCCTCCGCCACCCTCACCGTGTCCACCCACGTCGCGCCCGGCTGGACCACCCGCCCCGGCAGCCGCACGAACAGCGCCCGCGCCATCGACGAGGGGCCGCCCAACACCTCGCGCATCGATGCCGAGAGCTGCGGCGCCTCCACCACCTCCACACGCCCGCGGCCGTCCACGCCCACCACCAGCGGCCCCTCGATCCCGCTCTCGTCCGCAGCGACCCGGCCGTTCGGGCTCACGAACACGCCCTCGAAATCCGTCCAGCGCGCCGTCGCCCGCAGCCGGCCCGCCGCCGACTCGAACGCCAGCTCGACCGTCCCCCGCGCCGCGAGGTCCACCGACGCGACATCCATCTCCATGCGCGTCGTGTCGCTGTACGTGTAAACCGCCGGGTTGACCGCCGGCACCGCGTACGCCAGCGCGCCGTTCCCCGCACGCACACCGCCCCGGGACGCGCAGCCCGCCAGCACGAACGGAACCGCACCCGCCACCAGCAGCAGGCGCCATTTCGTCATTGTGATTCTCCCTTCCCGGCAGCGGACGCGCCCCCACGGCAACGCCGCCCGCCGGGCCACAGGGCCGTCGGCCGCATCATCGCCCGGCCCGCGGGTTGACGCAAGGGTTCGGCGCCGTTCGATGCGCAACGCCGCCCACCCTCGCGCCCCCGCCTCCCCCGCACTATCCTGCCACCGGAACACACGCCACGCTCACGGAGACGCCGCCATGCCCAGCGCCGATCGCATCCGGTCCGCCGCCCCGCGCGCGAACCCCGAGCGCTTCTACCGCTCCTACCTGTGCTCCGGCGTCACCGCCACGTTCGACGTGGGCGGCTACCCGTGGACCTGGGACCTGCGCGCCGACGCCGAGCGCAGCACCCTCGCGCCGCACGTTTCCGCCGCGGGCCCGCTGCTCTCGACCCACGACCACTGGCTCAACCTGCCGGCCGAGCGGCAGTTCATCCACATCCACGACGAGGCGTCCGTCCGAGCCGGCGCCCGCTTCCTTGCCGCGCACGATGCCGACGCGTTCAAGGTCTGGTTCCTGATCGACCGCAACGCGCCGGACACCGCGATCGCGCGCACGCTCATCCGCACAGCCGGCGAGGAGGCCGCGCGGGCAGGGAAGCCGCTGATCGTCCACGCGACGGGGCTGTGGCAGGCCAAGCTCGCCCTCGAGGCCGGCGCGAAACTGCTGGTGCACAGCGTCGAGGACGCCGACGTGGACGACGAGTTCATCCGGCTCGCGCTCCGCAACGGCACCGTGTACACCCCCACGCTCGTGGTGTACCAGGGCTACCAGCAGCTCCGCGCGCGCAGCTTCGACGCCTCGCGTTACGAACTGGCGTGCGTGGATCTGGTGACCCGCGCCAAAGCGTTGCTCACCGACTCGCTGTCCGGCCGCCCGGATGCGGCGACGCTCGCGCGCATGGAAGCGCTCGGCCGCCAGCGCTATCGTCAGATGCTACGCAACGTGAGGCGGCTGCACGACGCCGGCGTGCCCATCGCCGTGGGCACCGATGCCGGCAACCCGCTCACGCTGCACGGGCCGTCGGTCCGGAATTATTGCCTTGCTGCACTCGATTCTGGTGTGCTTGCGTTGTCCGGTAGATTGTAATCATGAACGACTGGACGCTGCCGAGTCTGCTGGACGAGTTCCGCTCTGAGTCCGCGTGCCGGGCCTGGCTCGAGGTGCCTACTGGCCGTGAAGTACGGCTCTGCGGCCACGATCGTGGACGCTGCCTGTTCCAGCCAGGAGTGCAGCGCATGCGGCTACATCGACGCCCGGAACCGGGACGGCGACGTTCGCCGTCTACCGGATCCGGGTTGGTCACGAAGACAGGAGTTCCCCAGGAGGCGGCGCGCCGCTTCTTGGGGCGACATCCCCGGTCGAGACCGGAGAGATCCGGGCCCGAGGGAGGCCGCCGATTCGGGGTGAACCAATGCGTACTTCAAGGATTGGTACGCTTCGGTGACTTCGGTGTTGCCAACAAACTCCGCGCTACTTCACGGTGCAGCAAAGCAATAATCCCCCGTCGGTCTACCTCGAGATGGAAGCGCTGCAGGAGGCAGGGCTCACGCCGCTCGAGGTCCTGACCGCCGCCACGCGCAACGGCGCCCTCGCCATGGGCCGGCTCGACGACTTCGGCACCGTCGAACGAGGCAAGATCGCGGATCTTGTGGTGCTGGATGCGGACCCGACGGCGGACATCCGCAACGTGCGGCGCGTGGCGCTCGTCGTCCGCGGAGGCGAGGTGTGGACGCGGAAGGAGCTCGGGTACGGGGCCGCGACACAGGCGGCCCGTCCGGCTCAGTGATACGCGTGCGAGTACTGGAGCGAGGCGTTCCGCAGGGTCGCTTCCTGGTCGTACACGACGTCCCGGTCCAGGAACACCCGCATGCGGACGTCGGCATCCTGTTCCGTGTCCGGGTTGGTGACGCGGAACAGGATGCGGTACGTCGGCGCGAGAGGGACCGTGCGCTGGTACGGCAGTTCGACCTCCGCCGTGTCGGCCTCGATGATGGAGAGCACGTACTCGGCCGCTTCCTCGTCGAAGACGACGCCCCAGACCTTCGACGTGATCACCACCAGCGGCACAGGGCTCTCGCCCGTCACCTCGAGCGTCGCCTCCTTGGCACGCCTGGGCTCCTCGGGGTCCGAGAGGAGATCACAGGCCGCTGCGAGGGACGTGAAGACGGTCGCTGCAGCGGCTACGGTGAACCCGCGCCAGCCCGCTCGAGTAGACCAACGCATGGGGACCTCCGATCTGCACGGATCCGCCTCGTTCCGGGGCTTTCGCGGAATCTACACCGGTTCCTCCCCGCGCGACACCCGGGGTGTTCCGCCCCCGTTCCTGCGGCCGCGGTTGCTGCACCCCGCCTGCGACGGCCGCGCCGGCGCGCTGCGTGGAGCTCCGCTTTGCAAACGTCCACGACCCTTTCTGACGTAGGGCTGACGTGACCATGTCACAGACGATCATCCAGGTGGATGCGTTCACGGACCGCCCCTTCGCCGGCAACCCGGCGGCCGTGTGCGTGTTGGCCGCGCCGCGCGACGAACGGTGGATGCGCGACGTCGCCCGCGAGATGAACCTCTCCGAGACCGCGTTCCTCGTGAAGCGCGGCGACGGCGCCTACGACCTCCGCTGGTTCACCCCCACCGCCGAGGTGGACCTCTGCGGCCACGCCACCCTCGCCAGCGCCCACGTGCTGTGGGAGGACGGGCACCTCGCGCCGCACGAGACCGCACGCTTCCACACCCGCAGCGGACTGCTCACCGCCACGCGCACGGCGGAGTGGATCGAGCTCGACTTCCCCGCGACGCCGGCCACGCCCGTGGATCCCCCCGCCGGCCTCGCCTCCGCACTCGGCGCCGAGCCGCTCTGGGTCGGTACGAGCCGCTTCGACCTGCTCGTGCTCCTGCGCGACGAACGAACCGTCCGCGGGCTGCGACCGGACATCGCGGCGCTCCGGGCGCTGGACGCGCGCGGCATCATCGTGACCGCCCCCGCTTCCGACGAGCACGCGGCCTACGACTTCGTCTCCCGCTTCTTCGCGCCCGCAGTGGGCGTGGATGAGGACCCCGTCACCGGCTCGGCACACTGTGCGCTGGGACCGTTCTGGGCGGAACGCCTGGGCAAGGAGGAGCTGGTGGGGTACCAGGCCTCTGCGCGCGGCGGGTTCGTCAGGGTGCGGCTGCAGGGCGACCGCGTGCTGCTCGGCGGACGCGCAGTGACCGTGATGCGGGGAGAGCTGCTGGGTTGACGGCTCCGGTCCACGGCCCGAGCGCTTTGCCGCAGTCGGTGTGTCAGTCCGGACGCTGGCGACGCGTCACCAGGTTGATCGCGGCGCACTCGCCCTCCATGCCTGGCGGCCGGGCCCACGGATGGTAGTACTCCATCCTCACGATCCCGGCGCCGATCGCAGGCAGCGTGTCTCCCTTGGGCGGCTTGCCATCCACGAACACCTCGGCGGGGCAGGGCGGGTGCTCTTCCGGCACCTCGAGCTGCAGCACGCGCGCGGTGTCCACCGGGATCGGCATCACCACCACGTCCGGCTGCGACGTGCCCGCGCCGCGCACCACGTGCATGCGCAAGCCGTCCTCGTACACGATCAGGCCCTGCGGCAGCGGGAACAGCCGTGTCTTCCCCGGCCCCACATCGCCCACCCGCCTCACCTCCAGGCAGCCTTCCAGGAACACCACGATCGAGTCCGCTCCGTGATTCACGACCCGGACGAGCCACGGGCGCGGCTCACCCGCGCGCCACAGCATCGGCGGCGGACAGTCCAGTCCCGCGCCGGGCAACCTGGGTGGCGGATTCCGTGAGCAGCCCGCGGCGAGCAGGGCGACAGCGGCAGCGGCGAGGTGGATGGGCGTCCGTCGCACGGCGGCGATCGGTCTCGGGCCTCTGGCGGCTGGCGGGCCCGGCCGCACCGCGGCGGGGGCGGCGGTGCGGCCGGGCCACCCCTGTCTACTAACTCTCTAGTATTATCGCCCCGCCGCCGTCGAGCCGGAAGAGACGAGCCCCCGTGCGACCTAACCCCGCAACAGCCTCACACGACCCGAGCCCGTGTCGATCTCGATGCGGCCGTTCCCATCGCCAATGGTGCCGCGCACCCGGTTGCGCTGCACCTCCCGGACCTGAACCGGCACGTCCAGCGTGATGCCGCCAGAGCCCGTCTCGATCACGATCTCCGCGCCCAGCGATTCAGGCACGGTGAGCGTGACGCTCCCCGAGCCGGTATCGATCTCCACGTCGTCCACATCGGACAACAGCCCCAAGTGCACCGAGCCGCTGCCGGTGTCCACCTCGATGCGGCGGGCGCTCACCTCGGACAGACTCACCGACCCGGAGCCGGTGTCGACCTCCAGCTCGTCCACCTCGATCCCGCGCGCTTCGACGCGGCCCGAGCCCGTGTCCATGACGAGCCGCCGGCCGCGCACATCCCCAGCGCGAATGCTCCCCGACCCGGTGTCCAGGATCACCTCTCCTTCCGCGCCACGCAGTTCGATGCCGCCGGAGCCGGTGTCGAGCCGCAGCCAGCCGCGCGTGCCGCTCGCTTCGATGGACGCGGCCACGACGTCCACGAGCAACTCGCCCTCGACGTTGGAGACCGTCGCGTGGCCGGCACCGAGGAACACCGCGATGCGCTGCCCCCGCGGCACCAGCACCCGCATGTCCGCGTACGCTTCCAGGCCGCCGCCCGCGCCGGAGATGCGGACCTGTTCGCCGCGGTCGCGCGCGAACGCCAGGGCGTCTCCACGCCGGTCCCGTGCGCCGGGCATGTCGATCCGGCCGAACGTGCCGTCCGCGCGCACACGCACGTTCGTGCGACCCCCTCCGCTCATGCGGGGGTAGACGACGCGGTCGCTCGGGTAGATCACCCGCAACGACTGCCAGCCGCCGATGTCGCCGATGTCCACCTCGAGTCGCCCGGCGTCCGCCCCGCCGCGCGTCAGCTCTACCACGACCTCGGAGCCGCTGCCGCCTTCGATGCGCACCTCTCCGGCGAGGTTGTACACGGCGACGTTGGCGCCGGCGAGGGCGTAGCGTTCGGTCTGCTGGGCCGCGGCCGGAGCGGCTACGGCTGCGGCGAGGATGGCGGCGATGGAAAGGCGGGCGCCCGGCAGAAGCGCGTGCATGGCATGGCCTCCTGAAAAACCAGGTCGGTCTGGTGTCCGTTGCTGCTCTACGCCCCCGGCGGCACCGCCGGTTTCGCACCCGTTGCCCGGCGGGGACAGGGCGTGGGCGGGGACGGGGGCGGCGCTGTCTTCCGCGCGTCTTGGATGGCCGATCGCCCTGGAAGGTTGGAAACGCCCGCCGGCCGGGATCCACGCCGGCCTCAACCCAGCCGCTCGGCCACGCGCCGGAAGGTGGCCGCCGCGTCGTCGTCCAGCACGTGGCGCCGCTGCTCGATGCGCCGCACGCCGCCGACCCATACGTCCGAGACCACACTGGCGGGCGCGCACAGCGCGAGGAGCGAGGCCAGCGAGTCGTCGGTCCACCCGGCGAGCGCAGGGTGCTCGAGATCAATGGCGACGATGTCCGCGAGCGCGCCGGGCGCGAGTCGGCCCGCATCGATGCGCAGCGCCCGCGCGCCGCTCTCCGTGGCCAGCTCGAACAGCAGCGGCGCCACCTCCAGCCGCCCGTCCTTTCCGGGCACCGCGAGCACCACGCGCCGGAGCCGTCGCAGGCGTTCGTGGTACTCCACGAGGCGCATCTCTTCGAACGGGTCGATGACCGTGTGGCTGTCGGTGCCGAGCGCGACATGCGCGCCGGCCCCGAGCAGCTCGGCGCCGGGCAGGAAGCCGTCACCCAGGTCGCGCTCCGTCGTCGGACACGCGCACACGGTCGCTCCTGCATCGCCGAGCAGTGCGATCTCGTCAGCGGCTAGGTGCGTCGCATGGATGGCGGTGAGGCCGTCGTCCACGACGCCTTCCTCCGCCAGCAACTCGACGGGCCGCAATCCATACGCCGCCCGGCACGCCTCGACCTCCGCCGGCTGCTCGGCGACGTGGATGTGGAACGGCGCGCCGCGCTCGGCCGCCCAGCGCCGCAGCGGCGCGAGCCACCCGCGCGGCACCGCCCGCACGCTGTGCGGCGCCACGCCCACCGTGACCAGTGGATGGCCGCTGGAGTGGTCCGCGTAGCGCTGCGCGAGCTGTTCCGTTTCCGCGAGGAACGCGTCCAGGTCCGGCGTCGCGAAGCGGCGCTGCTGCGGCTCGAGCGGTCGGCCGATCCCACCCGCCGCGTAGCACGTCTTCAGCAGCACGATGCGGATGCCGACGTCTTCCGCCGCAGCGATCACGCGCAGCGCCAGCTCGTTGGGGTCCGCGTACGCCTCGCCCGCCGGGTCGCGGTGCAGGTAGTGGAACTCGCCGACGCTCGTGAACCCCGCGCGCAGCATCTCGAGAAAGCAGAAACGCGACGCGTGGTAGACGTCTTCCGGCGAGAGAGCGAGCGCCGCGCCGTACATCGCCTCGCGCCAGCTCCAGAAGTCCGCCTGCGGCTCTGCCGCTGACCGCCACTGTGTGCGCCCGCGGATCAGCCGCTGGAACGCGTGCGAGTGCGCGTTGACGAAGCCGGGGACCAGCGCACGGCCCGGGAGCGTCTCGACGACGTCGCCCCGCTCGCGCGCGGCGCGCTCCAGCTCCCGCGCATCGCCCACGCGCCCGATGCGACCGGTTGCAGCCTCGATCTCGATGCCGAGGCCGCGGCGGAAGGCGCCGCCGTTGTAGACCAGGTCGGGGAGCAGGACGGGCATGGCTTGCAATATACGCGGCGCGGGCCGTGTTCGCCGATGATTGGGGACGGCGCCGCGGATGACGCCGGGCGAGGGGGGCGCGGGCGCCCGGAGGGGGCGCACCGGGCTGGGCCCGAGCGAGAGCGACGGCAGGGGGCCCTGGCACGGGGCGGGGGTTGGACGCCGGTGGGTCCGGGGGCTGACGACGGCCGCGCGGCCGCCCCGGTGCCAGCCTGAGCCCGCGGCTTTGTACTACTCGCATTGATACGAGATCGTCTCCGCGTAATCGTTTCAATGTCGCTGATACGACCCCGGGCCCCGACCGGCTCGGGGCGCAGACCCGGGAGCACGACACGTTCGGCTCAAGAAGGCCCAGGCAAGACAGCACGTTCCCGTTCACCGACCGGGTCCGCAGGGTCCTCGCCATGGCACGGCAGGAGGCGATCCGCCTCCAGCACGACCGCGTCGGCGCGGAGCACGCGCTCCTCGCGCTGATCCGCGACGGCGGAGGCATGGCCGTGACCGTGCTTGCGAACCTGCACGTCGATCCCCAGCAGGTGGGCAGGAGGGTGGCGGAGCTCGCGCCTCCGGGAAAGGGGACGGCGGTGCAGGGCGAGTCGCCGTATACGCGGGAGGCGAAGAACGCCATCGAGACCGCGATGGCCGCAGCGCGCGAGCTCGAGCACTCCTGCTCGGGTCCCGAGCACCTGCTGCTTGGCGTGGCAGCAGCGGGCGGCCTCGCTGCCAAGGTGCTGGGCGAGTTCGGTGCGACGCCGGATGTCCTGAAGGCCGCCCTGGCCGCCGGTGGCGAAGCGCCGCGCGGTTCGGGAAGAGGCAGCGCAGGATGCCGCGGCGCCGCGCTTCCGCATCCGCATCGACGACGCCGCGCCGGTCTCGATTTACGAGCAGATCATCGGTCAGATCCAGGAAGCGGTGGCGACGGGGCAACTCCGCCCGGGCGACCGGCTGCCGACGGTCCGCCGTCTCGCGGATGAGCTGGACATCGCGCCGGGCACGGTCGCGCTCGCGTACGGCGAGCTGGAGCGGCTGGGCATCTTGGTCACCGAGGTCGCGCGGGATCGCCGCGGGTTCGCGGCGAAGCCCCATACTCGCCCCGACGCGGCGCGGCGCCATGGAAGTTGGCCGCGCCGGGCGCGGCAAAGTTCCCCGGCCGTCGCGGCCCGCCTCCCCGTCGTGGATCTTCGCCGCGCCGGGCGCGGCGAAGATCCAACGTGAGGGGGTCGAGCTTCACGAGCAGGGAAGTTTGCCGCGCCGGGCAGCCGAACTTCGCTCCCGAGAGGCGGATCAACAGGATGCCCGCCGTGCCCTCGCGCCTCCCGCCGCAGCCAGGCTGGTGCCGGCGATGCGCACCGCCCCCGGGGAGCGCGGACGAAACCCGACAACGCATCGAGCCCCCGGATGGCGGGCCCTGCGCCCGTCCCTACCCCTCCTGCATCGGCAGCCGGATCCCGTGCTTCCTCGCGGTCTCCAGCGCCTCCTCGTAGCCCGCGTCCGCGTGGCGCGCGACGCCGAGCCCCGGGTCGTTGGTCAGCACGCGTTCGATCCGCTCACGCATCTCGGGCGTGCCGTCCGCTACCACCACCTGCCCCGCGTGCAGCGCGTTGCCGATGCCCACGCCCCCGCCGTGGTGGAACGAGACCCAGCTCGCGCCGGACGCGGTGTTGAGCAGCGCGTTGAGCACGGGCCAGTCCGCGATCGCGTCGCTGCCGTCCTTCATGCCCTCCGTCTCGCGGTACGGCGACGCCACCGAACCCGTGTCGAGGTGGTCACGGCCGATCACGATGGGCGCAGACACCTCGCCTTTCGCGACCAGGTCGTTCAGCGCGACGCCGAAGCGGGCACGCTCGCCCTGCCCCAACCAGCAGATGCGCGCGGGCAGCCCCTGGAACCGCACCCGCTCCCGCGCCAACCGGATCCAGCGGGTGAGGTGCTCGTCATCCGGGAACAGCTCGAGGACGAGCTCGTCGGTGCGGTACAGGTCCTTCGGGTCTCCGGACAGCGCGACCCAGCGGAACGGGCCCTTGCCCTCGCAGAACAGCGGACGGATGTACGCGGGGACGAAGCCGGGGTACGCGAACGCGTCCGCGAAGCCGGCGTCCTTCGCCTGGCCGCGGAGGTTGTTGCCGTAGTCGAACGTGACCGCGCCGCGTCGCATCATCTCCACCATCGCCTCGCAGTGCACGCGCATGGACTCCATGGAGCGGCGCAGGTACTCGTCCGGGTCGCGCACGCGTAGCTCATCCGCCTCTTCGAGGGAGAGGCCGGCCGGGTAGTAGCCGTTGAGCGCGTCGTGCGCTGCGGTCTGATCGGTGAGCACGTCCGGCGTGATCCCGCGGCGCACCAGCTCCGGCAGCACTTCCGCGCAGTTGCCGACGAGTCCCACGGACAGCGCCTCGCCCCTGTCCCGTGCGCCGAGCACCCACTCCAGCGCCTCGTCCAGGTCGTAGGTCATGCGGTCGCAGTAGCCCGTCGCGATCCGGCGCTCGATGCGGCGCGGGTTCACTTCCACGACGAGGATCGCGCCCTCGTTCATCGTCGCAGCCAGTGGCTGCGCGCCGCCCATGCCGCCCATCCCGCCGGTCAGCACCCAACGCCCCTTGAGCGTGCCGCCGAAGTGCTTGCGGGCCACCGCGCCGAACGTCTCGTAGGTGCCCTGGAGGATGCCCTGCGTGCCGATGTAGATCCACGACCCCGCGGTCATCTGGCCGTACATGATCAGGCCCTGCCGCTCGAGCTCGCGGAACACCTCATACGTCGCCCAGCGCGGCACCAGGTTCGAGTTGGCGATCAGCACACGCGGCGCCCAGGGGTGCGTGCGGAACACGGCCACGGGCTTGCCGGACTGCACGAGCAGCGTCTCGTCGTTC is part of the bacterium genome and harbors:
- a CDS encoding site-2 protease family protein; this encodes MGDFRLGSVLGFEIRIDFSWFIIFALILWSFSFGIFPTSFPGLGAATYIAMGVAGTLLFFASLLAHELSHSVVARSKGIPVEGITLFIFGGMARTRLEAEEPGDEFYIAVVGPVSSIVIGLLFGLVWWVGRRADWSVAVTGVAGYLGMLNIALAVFNLLPGFPLDGGRLFRSLVWKITGDVTRATRIASNGGKWLGYVLVFLGILQAFAGNVLGGLWLVFIGWFLRNAAITSYEQHLIRMVLEGVRAAETMTRNPETVPSHLTVQELVDDYFMRRRYQAFPVVDDGYPVGIVTINQVKELPREEWPVRTVGSIMAPAQDGVTVRPEERMTSVLEKMEASGLRRVLVTRDGRLEGIITATDVAAWLDRVRQLGMERPARRSP
- a CDS encoding oxidoreductase, whose protein sequence is MSQTIIQVDAFTDRPFAGNPAAVCVLAAPRDERWMRDVAREMNLSETAFLVKRGDGAYDLRWFTPTAEVDLCGHATLASAHVLWEDGHLAPHETARFHTRSGLLTATRTAEWIELDFPATPATPVDPPAGLASALGAEPLWVGTSRFDLLVLLRDERTVRGLRPDIAALRALDARGIIVTAPASDEHAAYDFVSRFFAPAVGVDEDPVTGSAHCALGPFWAERLGKEELVGYQASARGGFVRVRLQGDRVLLGGRAVTVMRGELLG
- a CDS encoding formimidoylglutamate deiminase, with the protein product MPVLLPDLVYNGGAFRRGLGIEIEAATGRIGRVGDARELERAARERGDVVETLPGRALVPGFVNAHSHAFQRLIRGRTQWRSAAEPQADFWSWREAMYGAALALSPEDVYHASRFCFLEMLRAGFTSVGEFHYLHRDPAGEAYADPNELALRVIAAAEDVGIRIVLLKTCYAAGGIGRPLEPQQRRFATPDLDAFLAETEQLAQRYADHSSGHPLVTVGVAPHSVRAVPRGWLAPLRRWAAERGAPFHIHVAEQPAEVEACRAAYGLRPVELLAEEGVVDDGLTAIHATHLAADEIALLGDAGATVCACPTTERDLGDGFLPGAELLGAGAHVALGTDSHTVIDPFEEMRLVEYHERLRRLRRVVLAVPGKDGRLEVAPLLFELATESGARALRIDAGRLAPGALADIVAIDLEHPALAGWTDDSLASLLALCAPASVVSDVWVGGVRRIEQRRHVLDDDAAATFRRVAERLG
- the hutU gene encoding urocanate hydratase, with protein sequence MAITGARVVRAPRGSERTCKGWAQEAALRMLMNNLDPEVAERPEDLVVYGGTGRAARSWEAFDAIVRTLRELENDETLLVQSGKPVAVFRTHPWAPRVLIANSNLVPRWATYEVFRELERQGLIMYGQMTAGSWIYIGTQGILQGTYETFGAVARKHFGGTLKGRWVLTGGMGGMGGAQPLAATMNEGAILVVEVNPRRIERRIATGYCDRMTYDLDEALEWVLGARDRGEALSVGLVGNCAEVLPELVRRGITPDVLTDQTAAHDALNGYYPAGLSLEEADELRVRDPDEYLRRSMESMRVHCEAMVEMMRRGAVTFDYGNNLRGQAKDAGFADAFAYPGFVPAYIRPLFCEGKGPFRWVALSGDPKDLYRTDELVLELFPDDEHLTRWIRLARERVRFQGLPARICWLGQGERARFGVALNDLVAKGEVSAPIVIGRDHLDTGSVASPYRETEGMKDGSDAIADWPVLNALLNTASGASWVSFHHGGGVGIGNALHAGQVVVADGTPEMRERIERVLTNDPGLGVARHADAGYEEALETARKHGIRLPMQEG